The Granulicella sp. 5B5 nucleotide sequence TCCGCCGCCGCAGGCGTGATGTCCGGATCAAGCCCCGAGCCAGAGGCGGTCACCAGATCCACAGGCACAGGCCCATTCCGCTGTTCGGTCTTCACACTCGCATCGGTGCGATCAATCAACGCCTTGCTGGTCGGCGCAAGATTCGAGCCACCCGAAGCGCCCGCATCGTAGCCCGTCCCAGCCGCAGAAGGACGGCTATGAAAGTACTCCGGCCCCGTAAACGGCTGCCCAATCAACGCAGAACCAACCAGCTTCCCATCGCGCACAATCAACTCGCCATTCGCCTGCCTCGGAAACAACAGCCGCGCCACGCCCGTTACCGCCAGCGGATACCCAATCCCCAGCACCACCGCCGTTACCACCGTATACAGCACCGCCGTCACAATGTGTTTCTTCATCTCGTCCCTCCGACCTACGCCAGCCCAACCGCAGTAATCAACATATCGATCAGCTTAATTCCAATAAACGGAACAATAATCCCGCCAAGCCCATACACCATCAGGTTCCGCTGCAGCAGCGCCGCCGCCGACATCGGCCTGTACGTCACTCCGCGCAGCGCCAGCGGAATCAGCGCCACAATCACCAGCGCATTGAAGATCACCGCCGACAGCACCGCCGACTCCGCATTGTGCAGGTGCATCACGTTCAGCGCATTCAGCACCGGAAACACGCCTGCAAACATCGCCGGAATAATCGCAAAGTACTTCGCAATGTCATTCGAGATCGAAAACGTCGTCAGCGCCCCACGCGTCATCAGCAACTGCTTGCCAATTGCCACAATCTCAATCAGCTTGGTCGGATTGCTGTCCAGGTCGACCATGTTGCCGGCCTCCTTCGCAGCCTGCGTGCCGCTGTTCATCGCCACGCCTACATCGGCCTGCGCCAGCGCCGGAGCATCGTTCGTCCCATCACCTGTCATCGCAACGAGTTTGCCTTCGGCCTGCTCCCGCTTGATCAGGTCCATCTTGTCCTTCGGCTTGGCCTCGGCAAGAAAGTCATCCACACCGGCCTCGCGAGCAATAGCCGCAGCCGTCAGCGGGTTATCGCCAGTAATCATCACCGTGCGGATACCCATCGCGCGTAGTTGATCGAACCGCTCGCGCATCCCGCCCTTCACAATGTCCTTCAAATGGATCACGCCCAGCGCGCGCCCATTCTCAGCCACCACCAGCGGAGTACCGCCACTGCGCGCCACCGTCTCCACTGACTCGCGCACCTCGTTCGGCATCCTCACGCCATGCTCTTCCAGGTAGCGCGCAATCGCATCCACAGCACCCTTGCGAATACTCCGTCCATCCACCTCGATGCCGCTCATGCGCGTCGTCGCAGAGAAGGGAATGAACTCAGCATTCAGCTTCGCCAGCTCACGCCCGCGCAGCCCATACTGCTCCTTCGCCAGCACCACAATCGAGCGCCCCTCCGGCGTCTCATCCGACAACGACGACAGCTGCGCCGCATCCGCAAGCTGCTCTCCGGTCACACCCGGCGCAGCTACAAACTCCGAAGCCTGCCGGTTGCCAATCGTGATAGTCCCCGTCTTATCCAGCAGTAACGTATTCACATCACCGGCCGCCTCCACAGCACGGCCCGAGGTCGCCAGTACATTGTGCTGCACCAGCCGGTCCATGCCCGCAATGCCAATTGCGGAGAGCAGCCCGCCAATCGTCGTTGGAATCAAACACACCAGCAGCGAAATCAGCACAAAGATCGTCTGCGGCGCGCCCGAGTACATCGCGAACGGCTGCAGCGTCACCACCGCCAGCAGAAAGATAATCGTCAACCCCGCCAGCAGAATATTCAGTGCAATCTCATTCGGAGTCTTCTGCCTCTCAGCACCTTCCACCAGCGCAATCATGCGGTCCAAAAACGTCTCGCCAGGGTTCGACGTGATCTTTACCGTAATCGCATCGCTCAACACGCGCGTCCCGCCCGTCACAGCGGAGCGGTCACCGCCAGCTTCGCGAATCACCGGCGCACTCTCGCCCGTAATGGCAGACTCATCCACTGACGCGACACCGTCCACAATCTCGCCATCGCCAGGAATCATCTGCCCAGCAACTACGCGCACCACATCGCCTGCACGCAGCTGCGAGCTCGGCACTTCCTCCACATCACCGGCCTTGTTCACGCGATACGCCGTCGTCTCCGACTTCGCCAGCCGCAGCGCATCGGCCTGCGCCTTGCCGCGCCCTTCGGCCATCGCCTCGGCAAAGTTCGCAAACAGCACCGTGAACCACAGCCACAGCGTAATCTGCACATCGAACTTGAAGTGCCCCGTGTGCCGCACCGTGTCCAGCACCAGCAGCACGCTGGTCAGCACACTGCCTACCTCTACCACGAACATCACCGGGTTCTTCATCATCAGCTGCGGCGCCAACTTGCGCAGAGCATCCACGCTCGCGCGCCGCACAATCGCACCATCAAACAGCGACTGGCGTCCCTTCAACTCTCTTGCGGTCGACATACTCAATCTCCCTGCCACATCTCGGTAGGCCGGGGCTTCAGCCCCGGCAATTCGGTTCATCCATCAAGCGGGGCTTTAGCCCCGGAGGCAGTCTCAAAACGCGCTTCCGGCGTGTAGCAGCAGGTGCTCCAGCACCGGCCCTAGGCTGATAGCAGGGAAGAACGTCAACGCCCCTACGATCAAAATCACACCCACCAGCAGCACCGTAAACAGCGGCGTTGTCACCGGGAACGTGCCGGCACTCTCGGGCACAATCTTCTTTCGCGCCAGGTTGCCTGCAATTGCCAGCATCGGCACAATCATCAGGAACCGCCCAATAAACATCGCAATCCCAAGCGAGTAGTTGTACCAATGCGTGTTCCAGTTCGACCCTGCGAACGCCGAGCCGTTATTGCCCGTCGCCGACGCATACGCATATAGCACCTCGCTCAACCCATGCGGCCCTTTGTTCGCGAGCACGCTCAGCCCAGTCTGCGGCATCAGCACCGCCACCGCAGCGAACCCAAGAATGATCAACGGAAAGATCAGCAGGTACAGCATCGACATCTGCACGTCATACGCTTCGATCTTCTTGCCCAGGTACTCCGGTGTTCGTCCCACCATCAGTCCGGCGATGAACACCGCGAGCACCACAAACACCAGCATCCCGTACAGGCCAGCGCCCACGCCGCCAAACACAATTTCGCCCAGCAGAATGTTCACCAGCGGCACCATCCCGCCCAGCGGCATGAACGAGTCATGCATCGAGTTCACCGCACCGCAGCTCGCATCGGTCGTCACAGTTGCAAAGAGTGCCGAGTTCGCAATCCCGAACCGAACCTCTTTGCCTTCCATGTTGCCGCCCGGCTGCATCTGCGTATGCGCCTGGTCCACATCATGCAGCAGAGGGTTCGGCTGCGCCTCGGCCCAATAGCAAGTCGTCACGCCCGCAAGAAACAACACCGCCATCGCCGCCAGCACCGCACCGCCGTGCTTCGGAGACCCCACCATCTTCCCCAGCGTCACCGTCAGCCCTGCCGGGACCACAAAGATCGACAGCAGTTGCAAAAAGTTTGACAGCGGCGTCGGGTTCTCAAACGGATGCGCGCTGTTTGCATTGAAGAACCCGCCCCCGTTCGTCCCCAGCATCTTGATCGCCTCCTGCGAGGCCACCGGCCCTTGCGCGATCGTCTGCGTCGTCACCGTCGTGCTCTTGCCGCTCGCATCAGTCACAGTCTGCGGCTGCACCAGCGTTGCCTTGTCATACGGACGAAAGTTCTGCACCACGCCCTGCGATACCAGCACAATCGCAAACACAAAACTGATCGGCAGCAGCACCCACAGCGTGCCACGCGTCAGGTCCACCCAGAAGTTGCCCAGCGTCTTACTCTCGCGGCGCGCGATGCCGCGCACAAACGCAATCGCCAGCGCCAGCCCCACCGCGGCAGACCAGAAGTTATGCGTCGCCAGCCCCAGCATCTGCGTCAGGTAGCTCATCGTCGACTCCGGCACATAGCTCTGCCAGTTCGTGTTCGTCGTAAACGAGATCGCCGTATTCAGTGCCACATCCGGCGCAACGCCCGGCAGGTGCTGTACGTTCAGCGGCAGAAACCCCTGCAGCCGCTCCACAACATACGTCAGCACCATCGTCGCCGCGCTGAACGCCAGCATTGCAACGGCATACTCCGTCCACTGCATCTCGTGTTCAGCATCAACGCCGGTCACGCGATACAGCACCCGCTCCACAGGTCCAAAGACCGGATCGAGCCATGTCTTGCGCCGCTCAAACACCCGCGTCATATAGCTGCCCATCGGCTGTGCCAGCAGCAGTACCAGCACCGTGAACAGCAGAATCTGTAACCACCCATTCAGTGACATCTAGAACTTCTCCGGCTTCAAAAGCGCATACACCAGGTAGACCAGCAACAAGGCCGAGACCGCCAACAGCACAATATTCTGGATCATCGTCTCTCCTCTCCGCGTGTTGCGACGTTCAAGCGCGCGCACCCTGCCACATAAGCCAGGCTCAGCGGAAACAAAACAACCAACATCAGCAAAGCCACTGCGTCACCCATAACTCTCCATCCTCAAAAGTGGTACGTGATATCACCAGCCACAACGAACTGTGTCTTCTTTGTGCCAAGGTTATAGGCCGCCAGGTCATAGGAGTGCTCCAGCCGGACCTCCGGACGAAACAGCACGGTAGAGCCAATCCACTGCCCAAAGCTGATCAGGTGCTCGCTGTACTTTGTCGCGTACCCGGTCCGCTGGCCCCTGATGTCGTCCACAAATTCATTGCGGATAGAGAGGTAACGGTGAGTGTTGAACTCGTGTTCCACGTAATTCACCACACCCACCTCAGGCGCAAAGCAGGTCTTTTCGCCGTAAGCGCAGAAAGCCCCATTCGCGCCGGTCTCTGGCTTGATCGGGTTCGCTACATTGCCTGCGATGTTCGGCACATCGCGCTCATACATGTACCAGGTCTCGCTGTCCGTGTGCCAGCTTGAGTTCAGCTTGTGGTACCAGGTCTCGTAGTAGCTCTGCAGATTGTTGTAAGCGTATTTCCCGTCATTGAACGAGTTCGCGCACGTATACAGCGCATCGCCCCCGTGGCTCCAGGTGTAGTCCACGCATGCCGTGCCGGTGGGTTTCACATCCTTCGTCCACGGTGCCACGTCATTGCCGCCGGAAAATCCCGTCTGCAGCAACCAGTGATCGCTCAGCTTGATGCTCGCCACAATCCCCGTCTGCGTATAAGGGTCCAGCGTGTACAAAATCGAGTGCGAGTACGTGTAATTGTTCGGTGCCAACTGCGCTTCAATGTCCGGTAGCGAGATGTAGCGCCCCACGCGAATGTTCATGCCCTTCGCAACATGCGGCACATAAATGTCCAGGTAGAACATCACTGGGTCGTAGCCATATTCATGGTTCTCCAGCAGTAGCTGCTGTGAGAAGTAACCTTTCGCTGTGGTGTAGCGATAGTCTTGCCCATAGAGCTGCGCGAACCGGAAACCCCAGTCCACGTGGTCGGTCTGCACCGTATTTGGCAGCCGCTCGATATACAGCACCTGTTGATCTGGGATCACGCGATTGGGATTGACATAGTACGCCGCCGGCGCATTCGCCCCATCACCTTTGTTGCTGGTGCTCACGTTGAATCCGCCATTGAACCAGCCATAGATCTTTGTCCGGCTGCGGTTCTCGTTGATGGCTTGCATCAGTGGGTACGTCTGCGTATCCGGCGCACCAATCACCGGCGTTCCACCCACTGAGTAATCCGGACTCGGAAAGGGTGTCGAATCCAACGGGGCAGCATACCCTCGCCGCTCCGCTATGGGCGCACTGCCTGCGGCCGGAGCAGGGAACCAGTCATCGTGATACGCCTCACCCAACCGCTGGAAGAAATTCCCGCTTACCGCTGGCATCGGGGCATCGGCTGTTGCCGGTTGTTGCGCCTCACTGAAACACAAACCCAAAAACAAGAAAACGACAGCGGTAACAGCCTTACGAAGTTGCACGTCCAACGACCTCACGGACTCCATTACACGCCCCGCTTCCATTGGAAGTCCGTAGGGAAAGCGTTAAGAAGTCATAAGTTCGCCAGACTAACGCCTGCTCTATTCGTCAGTTGGGCCGGCCACTCCGCGCAGCCGATACCCCACCCACGGCTCACTCTCGATGTACCGCCCACTGTCGTTGCTGTCCAGCTTCTTGCGCAGCTGCGCCACCAGTACGCGCAGATACTCCGGCTGGTCTTCACCCGCCGGTCCCCATATGTTCCGCAGCAGTTGCCGGTGCGTCATCACCTGGTCCGGATGGCTCGCCAGTTGCAGCAGCAGATCGAACTCCTTCGGCGTCAGGTGCGTCTCCACGCCGCGCACACTCACGCGTCGCGAAGCCGTATCGACGTGCAGATCACCCACCGTAATCACGGCGGCCGGAGGCTCGTTGCGTAGCCCCTTGCGCAGGTTCGCGCGCACTCGCGCCAGCAGCTCCTGCATGCTGAACGGTTTGGTCACATAGTCGTCCGCGCCCTCGTCCAGCGCGGCCACTTTGATTGGCTCCTGCTCGCGCACCGATAGCACAATGATCGGCACCTCCGAGATCGCGCGGATCGCCCGCGTCAGCTCCAGCCCATCCATCTCCGGCATCGAGAGGTCGGTAATCACAAGGTCCGGCGACGCGCTCTTGAACACGCTGAACGCCTCCATCCCATTGTTCGCAACCGAAACCTCATACCCGCTGCTCTGCAACGAAGTCCGCAGCACGCGCGTAATCTGCCGCTCATCGTCCACGATCAGAATTCGCATCGCTATCGGTTCTCCTGGCTCACAATATGCAGGTCCACATGCGGCGCAGCCGACATGAACCGCTGGATAGCCAGATAGTACAGCCACTTCTTCATGCCCTTCAGCGCCGACCTCCCAAAGATCGCCTGTGTGATCCTGTTCTCGCTCACAAACGCCGCTGTCGTAGCCGGAATATTCTTCCCCGTCAGCTGCACAATATGCGCTCCCAGGTTCTTCGCAAACAGCAGGCTCGCCTCCAGCGTCCGCTTGCGCTCCGGCTCGTCATCCTTCGGGTTATGCACATGCACCACATAAAACTCTCCGCCCAAACCTTCAGCCAGCCGCGCTCCACGAGCAATCAAGTCGCGCGCCTGCGCACTCGCGCTGATGCACACCGCCACCTTTTCCGTTACCGACCAATGTGCCCCGAGCTGCTTGCTCTTCACATAGTCATCGAGTGTCCGGTCCACCGCCCGCGTCACCTTGTGCAGCGCCATCTCGCGCAGCGCAATCAAGTTCCCGCGACGAAAAAAGTTCTGCAGCGCCCTCTCCGCCCGCTCCAGCGGATAGATGTCCCCACGCCGCATCCGCGTCGCCAGCGCCTCTGGCGTCAAATCGCTGATCACGATCTCATCTGCCCGGTCCAGCACCCAGTCCGGCACGGCCTCGCGCACCATAACGCCCGTCAGGCTCTGCACGCGCGGCCCCAGGCTCTCCACATGCTGCACATTGATCGTGCTCAGCACATCGATGTTGTTCTCCAGCAGCAGCAGCACATCCTCATAGCGCTTCGCAAACCGGCTGCCTTCAATGTTCGTATGCGCCAATTCGTCCACCAGCACCACCTGCGGCCGCCGCTTCAAAATGGCGTCCAGATCCATCTCACGAAACAGTGTCCCTTTGTAATCGATCTCCCGTGGCGGCACCTGCTCCAGTTGCGTCGCCAGCTCGGCGGTACCCTTGCGTCCATGCGTCTCCACATAGCCGATCACCACATCTTCGCCGCGCGCATGCCGGCGTATCCCTTCACCGAGCATGCTGAACGTCTTGCCCACCCCCGGCGCATAGCCCAGAAACACCTTGAACCGCCCGCGAGTCTTCTCCGGCTCCGCCGCTGGCAGCCAGTCTTCAGGCCTCTTCCTCGGTGCCTCGCTGTTCGCCAACGTCGTAGTATCTCCTAGTGAACTCTCAGCGACTCATCGCAGTCCTCAAGTGGTCGACCGCGGCGGTAGTGCTGGCT carries:
- a CDS encoding histidine kinase → MANSEAPRKRPEDWLPAAEPEKTRGRFKVFLGYAPGVGKTFSMLGEGIRRHARGEDVVIGYVETHGRKGTAELATQLEQVPPREIDYKGTLFREMDLDAILKRRPQVVLVDELAHTNIEGSRFAKRYEDVLLLLENNIDVLSTINVQHVESLGPRVQSLTGVMVREAVPDWVLDRADEIVISDLTPEALATRMRRGDIYPLERAERALQNFFRRGNLIALREMALHKVTRAVDRTLDDYVKSKQLGAHWSVTEKVAVCISASAQARDLIARGARLAEGLGGEFYVVHVHNPKDDEPERKRTLEASLLFAKNLGAHIVQLTGKNIPATTAAFVSENRITQAIFGRSALKGMKKWLYYLAIQRFMSAAPHVDLHIVSQENR
- a CDS encoding response regulator transcription factor, whose product is MRILIVDDERQITRVLRTSLQSSGYEVSVANNGMEAFSVFKSASPDLVITDLSMPEMDGLELTRAIRAISEVPIIVLSVREQEPIKVAALDEGADDYVTKPFSMQELLARVRANLRKGLRNEPPAAVITVGDLHVDTASRRVSVRGVETHLTPKEFDLLLQLASHPDQVMTHRQLLRNIWGPAGEDQPEYLRVLVAQLRKKLDSNDSGRYIESEPWVGYRLRGVAGPTDE
- the kdpF gene encoding K(+)-transporting ATPase subunit F; the protein is MRALERRNTRRGETMIQNIVLLAVSALLLVYLVYALLKPEKF
- the kdpC gene encoding potassium-transporting ATPase subunit KdpC produces the protein MKKHIVTAVLYTVVTAVVLGIGYPLAVTGVARLLFPRQANGELIVRDGKLVGSALIGQPFTGPEYFHSRPSAAGTGYDAGASGGSNLAPTSKALIDRTDASVKTEQRNGPVPVDLVTASGSGLDPDITPAAAEYQVTRVAAERKVPMAAVETLVQQHITQRQLGLLGEPRVNVLELNLALDAMTKR
- the kdpA gene encoding potassium-transporting ATPase subunit KdpA, whose translation is MSLNGWLQILLFTVLVLLLAQPMGSYMTRVFERRKTWLDPVFGPVERVLYRVTGVDAEHEMQWTEYAVAMLAFSAATMVLTYVVERLQGFLPLNVQHLPGVAPDVALNTAISFTTNTNWQSYVPESTMSYLTQMLGLATHNFWSAAVGLALAIAFVRGIARRESKTLGNFWVDLTRGTLWVLLPISFVFAIVLVSQGVVQNFRPYDKATLVQPQTVTDASGKSTTVTTQTIAQGPVASQEAIKMLGTNGGGFFNANSAHPFENPTPLSNFLQLLSIFVVPAGLTVTLGKMVGSPKHGGAVLAAMAVLFLAGVTTCYWAEAQPNPLLHDVDQAHTQMQPGGNMEGKEVRFGIANSALFATVTTDASCGAVNSMHDSFMPLGGMVPLVNILLGEIVFGGVGAGLYGMLVFVVLAVFIAGLMVGRTPEYLGKKIEAYDVQMSMLYLLIFPLIILGFAAVAVLMPQTGLSVLANKGPHGLSEVLYAYASATGNNGSAFAGSNWNTHWYNYSLGIAMFIGRFLMIVPMLAIAGNLARKKIVPESAGTFPVTTPLFTVLLVGVILIVGALTFFPAISLGPVLEHLLLHAGSAF
- a CDS encoding outer membrane beta-barrel protein; its protein translation is MPAVSGNFFQRLGEAYHDDWFPAPAAGSAPIAERRGYAAPLDSTPFPSPDYSVGGTPVIGAPDTQTYPLMQAINENRSRTKIYGWFNGGFNVSTSNKGDGANAPAAYYVNPNRVIPDQQVLYIERLPNTVQTDHVDWGFRFAQLYGQDYRYTTAKGYFSQQLLLENHEYGYDPVMFYLDIYVPHVAKGMNIRVGRYISLPDIEAQLAPNNYTYSHSILYTLDPYTQTGIVASIKLSDHWLLQTGFSGGNDVAPWTKDVKPTGTACVDYTWSHGGDALYTCANSFNDGKYAYNNLQSYYETWYHKLNSSWHTDSETWYMYERDVPNIAGNVANPIKPETGANGAFCAYGEKTCFAPEVGVVNYVEHEFNTHRYLSIRNEFVDDIRGQRTGYATKYSEHLISFGQWIGSTVLFRPEVRLEHSYDLAAYNLGTKKTQFVVAGDITYHF
- the kdpB gene encoding potassium-transporting ATPase subunit KdpB, encoding MSTARELKGRQSLFDGAIVRRASVDALRKLAPQLMMKNPVMFVVEVGSVLTSVLLVLDTVRHTGHFKFDVQITLWLWFTVLFANFAEAMAEGRGKAQADALRLAKSETTAYRVNKAGDVEEVPSSQLRAGDVVRVVAGQMIPGDGEIVDGVASVDESAITGESAPVIREAGGDRSAVTGGTRVLSDAITVKITSNPGETFLDRMIALVEGAERQKTPNEIALNILLAGLTIIFLLAVVTLQPFAMYSGAPQTIFVLISLLVCLIPTTIGGLLSAIGIAGMDRLVQHNVLATSGRAVEAAGDVNTLLLDKTGTITIGNRQASEFVAAPGVTGEQLADAAQLSSLSDETPEGRSIVVLAKEQYGLRGRELAKLNAEFIPFSATTRMSGIEVDGRSIRKGAVDAIARYLEEHGVRMPNEVRESVETVARSGGTPLVVAENGRALGVIHLKDIVKGGMRERFDQLRAMGIRTVMITGDNPLTAAAIAREAGVDDFLAEAKPKDKMDLIKREQAEGKLVAMTGDGTNDAPALAQADVGVAMNSGTQAAKEAGNMVDLDSNPTKLIEIVAIGKQLLMTRGALTTFSISNDIAKYFAIIPAMFAGVFPVLNALNVMHLHNAESAVLSAVIFNALVIVALIPLALRGVTYRPMSAAALLQRNLMVYGLGGIIVPFIGIKLIDMLITAVGLA